The genomic segment ACCTTCTAAAAGCCCACACTGACTTTGGCCGCCTTGTCAGGACAAGTACCCTGTTCTTTAAGTCCCAGCTGCTCCTAATAGAAGGAAAACGTACTCCCTCCAATCTCTTCCTCTAGGCCCAAGAACTAGCCCCCTGGGGCCCTTGCCTGTGCTCCTGAGTTTGGGTAAGGCCACTTATTTTAGCTCTAGGGGAGGTATTGTATGCCACTGACTAACTTCTATAACACTGCAGCTTTCCTGCTTTGCCCTTGAAGCTTTCAATAGCCACTCTGTCATTTCCTCGCATTGAATCCCCTGTGTTTGAGATAGCTAGCTTGGCTTCTCTTTTCCTGACTGGACCCCAGCTGATTCACTAGAGCACACTGGACCCCAGCTGATTCACTACCATCGACTGAAGAGAAAGTAGATTGTGCTGAGTGTGATGAAGAGCACAGcacaataataataagtaaaaatgaaGAGTATTGTGGAGGAAGGAGGGGGCTATCTGAGATGGGCATCAGGGAAGGTCTCTGTGAGGAGGAAACGTTTGAGCTGAGACTTGGAAGATGAGGAAGAGCCAGATCTAGGGGTTGGGGTGAGGATTCCAGGTGGGATCAAGGTCCCTGAGGCCTGTGGGCTGTGGCAGCCCGCTCTGTGGAAGGCACTGAGCCTGCGCCTGCTGGGGaagggaggccagggcagaagaGATGGCTCAGCCCTGGGGGATTCTGGGTTTAAATCTGAAATTTGAGCCTGAGCGTGTGGGGATCTGAGTTCTGGGTTTAGCTCCTGCCCCAGCtgtcttctctcctcccctccctagGGGAGAGCCTGCAGGGCTCACTCAGGCTCCGAAGGAGCACGGTCTAGTCATGGCCAGCAGAGGGCAGTGGTTGCTGTGGTGCGGGCTGGCAGGGCAGGAGCTGACCTTTCCCGAATGGAATGCTGCCTGAGCAGTCAGCTCCAGAAGGGAAGGGGGCATTGGGCCACTTTCCTCACCCTCACCAGTCCGCAGCTCCCCTGAGACAGGTCTTGGAGCCCTGGCCTCTCCTGTGGGGAACGGGGAAGGTGGGGATGGCCGACTGTGTGGACACTTGCCTGATCACTTCAAGTCAAGCCCCCTGGGCCAGGCTGATTCCAACCCGACTCGGGATAACGGGAAAAGGGGAAAGTCTCTCAAAGTTTATTTAGTGtgcttattattttgttattattaagcacttaccatgtgccaggcactgtgctaaattctttttttttttttttttgagacagagtctggctctgtcaaccaggctggagtgcaatggtgcagtctcggctcactgcaacctccgcctcccgggttcaagcgattctcccccctcagcctctcaagtagctgggactacatgcgtacGCAActatgctcagctgatttttgtacttttagtagagacggggtttcaccatattggccaggctggtcttgaactcctgacctcaagtgatctgcccgccttggcctcctaaagtgctgggattacaggtgtgagccactgcacaggcCGCTAAATTCTTTTATCATGTATCATCGCTTTAAAGCTTCACAACAAACCTAGGAAGCAGACAGATGCTGTTTACCTCCTGGAGGCtgtccaagaccacacagctggaACCAGGGTTTGCTCTACAGACCATGGTCTCAGTGATGATCACTGCTACCTCCTGGGCAGGGACCGCCTAAGGAATTGAGGTGGGTAGGGAGGCTGAACAGAATTTCATGGTATTGGTGTAGAAGGGATCTGTGGGGTCACTCAGTCTAACATCttcatttacagatgaaggaaactCCAGAGAGGGACATGCCTTGCCCCAGGTCCCACACAGCACAGGGCTGACCAAAACTGGAGGGACTTGGGTACAACAGGGAGCCCTGGGCCAGATCCTGGCTACCCCACATCAGTTCAGAGGCGCTTGAAGGCAAGGACCCCATTTCaccctttattccttccttctgccCCACTGTGCCGACCACAGGGCGGAGCGCAGAGTAGGTGCTCGAAACATCCTCGCCATGGACCCACCTCTCATCCCTCCGCAGCTGACCACAGGGCGgagcacagagtaggtgctcgaAACATCCTCGCCATGGACCCACCTCTTATCCCTCCGCAGCTGCAGCCCCCGGCCACTTAGGCCTCTGCATGTAGCCAGCATTTAGTAAGTGCCGACTGCATGCTTAGTGCATTACCAGACATTGGGGGGCACGGCTGAGTAAGATGCAGTCCCTGCACCAGTTGACTTACACCTTGTGGGGGCTTCAGGGGTCACCCCACATTACAACGTGTGCTCCCAAGTTTTCCTCATTCTCAACTCAGGTCTCCCCTGCTCCTGTCTGGTAACTCACAGCCCCAGACTGAAGACTGAGCAAATCCCTTCCACTTCCCTCCCTTGGGTCGTTTCCATTCCCTTCTTCTTTGCTAGCCCCATCACCCCTCCTTCCCAgcagcctcctcccctcctccaggaagccctctttGACTAACTTCCCCAGCTGTTCTGCAGGCCCCAGTTTTGAGGTCTGGAGCTCTGCCCAGGCGGCTCTGGTtgtgtctgtctctctgcttctgtgtgGGTCTCCCTCATCAGCTCTGGAGGACGAGGACAACTTTCCCTGCCCGCATCCCAGCCCCCAGCTATTTTCCCTCAGGCctgaagagaggaggagaaagtgcAGGAGGGGCGTGTGCAGTCAGTCTGCAGCACACAGGGCCTGCCTTGGGCTCTGGTCCTGGGTCTTTCTCGGAGGTTTCTCTAGAGCCACCAGGGCACTGACTTGCCAGTCCTGGCACAAGGCCTCTGAGTTCTGATCTAGGCTGAGCCTGGGGAGTTGGGCTGGGCACCACCTCTTGGGTGCCTGCTTGAACCCGCCTACATGTTGTGTTTCAGTCTCTGCCTCACCAACTCTTAGGTTAGATCACTTTTTCTGCCCCTATGGGAGGCAGTCTGCAGGTAAGAAACCGTTCCAGGCAACCACAGGGCTTCCTTTCGCCTGCCTGGTGACCAGAGTTACAGTGCTTGGCCACTCTGAGTCTCACTGATGGCAGGAGAAAGAGCCAGACCTGTGCAGGGGCTTATCGTTGCAGCCAAAGGAAGGCTGGCGCTGTTGGCCAGGGGTTCACTGAACAACTGAGGAGGGCAGGagtgggaaggaggagagaggaggtaGTTTTGTATGCGAAGGGGGATCAGACTCTGTGCCTGTCGGAAACGGTTTAGGTTTTGCTAGCCTGAAAGGGGCAGGAGCGTTTCCTTGTTTGGGTAGGGAAGCCCTTGTTTTCTCCCGTCTGTTCATTCATCCTGCACACTCTCACTCTGTTCCTTCAATGTCCAGGCATTGCACCAGCACCTGGGATCCAAAGGTCAAGAAGATGTGTCCTCACCTTCGTAGGACTTTTAGGCTGGAGGTCTTGGCTGCGGAGGGACATTGCTCATTCATCCCTTcattcattttgcatttattgaacacctactacatGGCAGGCACTGTGTAAAGCCTTGGGAAGGCAGTAGGACATGATctttgccctcaaggagtttagAGTCTTCTGAGGATAAAAGTCACAAAAGCAGGTGACTGAAGCACTGCTTAAGTAGAGGAGTGGGGAGtcaaggacacagagagaaatgTTGGATGAATTTAATGTCCCCTGTGTGTCCAGAGCAGGGCCAGTCACAGGCTAAGtatgtgttcagtaaatgtttgtgaaatgCAGGACCCATGGGTGGGTCGTAAGTTTCTTAAAACTTATGAGTCAAAGAATCAAGTCGTTTTAACTCTACAATAAAAATTCTGCAAATGAAAATGACTGGAAGCAGTCAAATGATACTTAGAGGAAAATATATGGTCTTCAAAgcatcttatatttaaaaagacgATAGAAAATTAAAGCATTTAACTCAAGAAGctgaaaagcaataaaaataataaactcaaagaaaataggaaggaaataacaaatatgtcatctaattcttttatttatttcttttaaaaattttttttgagatggggtctcactgtgttgcccaggctggagtgcaatgggcgtgatcatagttcactgcagcctccaatccctgggctcaagtgatccttttgcctcagcctcccaggtagctaggactacaggcgcttgccacctgggattgctgggattttaggcatagCCATCACCTCCTGGCCTCATGAAATTCTTGGCTATGaaattcatattcatattcagaAATTCAAACTCCAattcagaaattaataaaatagaaaacaaagataaaatgagagAGCTGGTCTCAGCTCTAGGCCTCTCTTGGACAGTTATGTGGCTTATCAGTCTCTTCTGAGTTTTGAGAGTGGAGCCTGCCCTTCAGGGTCTTCAGGGGAATGGATAAACTCAAGCCTCTGAACTTTAGCCCAGGGGCCTGGCTGTGCTGTGCGCTGAGCCGGCATGAGGTCTATTTGCTTGCATTTGAGTCTCCTGATTAGTTGGTCACCTTTAATCCTTAATGTCTGCTGTAATAATCACACCATCACTAATAAGCCTTTACAATTGTTGAGCTATTATAGTTCAGAGTGCCGGAAGCAAGAGATGTGGCTTTCCTGAAAGGAATAAACATAGCCACCTCATCAAATGCCCAAGCACCCTGTGAGTTAAGTAGGGAAGGGGtgtgccccattttacagatgaggacagcAATGCTCTATTTGCCTGAAGTCTCCTTGCTGGTGAGTGGGTGGGCCAGGACACAAATGCTTCCACGTCCCTTCCCgctatttctttcctttgagaCACCTGTTCCTCCTTTGGTCTGTCTCCTGAGTTCCTTTGTGTTCACTTGAAGTCCCCCTTCCTCTAAGCAGCCTGTTCTGATTCCCTGATTCCCTCCACAAATCCTTCTCTTCCCTGACCTTTGATAGCACCCACTTCTGCATGTGGCGAGGAAGTCCAGGGTGGCTACCTTGGGTGGATATCTCATCTCTCAGCCTGACTGTGAACTTCTTGCGGTGAAGAGGTGGACCCTTGTCTTGGAGGAGTCTTAGCACAAGGCTGGGCTTGGAGGAGGTCCTCAATCCTTATGCGTTGACTTGGGATTTGATTTGGCAGGATTGGGCCCATACCCATCAGAATACATTCTGGGCTGTGTCAATTCCCAGTAGGGCAGAAGTGCTTAAGAAGAAAACCTGCCACCACTGGGGAATCCCTGGCATGTGTGTTGGCTAAAGCAGCCTGTGTGGTGCCTGGATATGTCAGGAGGCACTGGGAACATAGGTCAACATTGGTGTAGTCTCGGGGCAGGACAGTGTATTAGTCAGCCTAGGGGCCTGGCTGTGCTTATAGTGTGTTCTTAAACACACTATAAAGAAATCcctggctgagcgtggtggctcacgcctgtaatcccagtacttcaggaggctgaggagggcagatcatttgaggtcaggagttcgagaccagcctgaccaacatggtgaaacgccatctctactaaaaatacaattagccgggcggccgggcgcggtggctcaagcctgtaatcccagcactttgggaggccgagacgggcggatcatgaggtcaggagatcgagaccatcctggctaacacggtgaaaccccgtctctactaaaaaatacaaaaaactagccgggcgaggcggcgggcgcctgtagtcccagctactcgggaggctgaggcaggagaatggcgtgaacccgggaggcggagcttgcagtgagctgagatccggccactgcactccagcctgggcgacagagtgagactccgtctcaaaaaaaaaaaaaaaaaaaaaaaaaaaaaaaattagccgggcatggtggtgggtgcctgtaatcccagctactcgggaggctgaggcaggagaattgcttgaacccgggaggcggaggttgtagtgagctgagatccggtcactgcactccagcctagatgatagagcaagattctgtctcacacacagacacacacacattaaaaaaaaaagaaagaaagaaagaaagaaagaaatccctgaggctcagtaatttataaagaaaagacatttattttggctcacagttctgcaggctgtactggCATGGCACCAACatttgctcagcttctggtgagggcctcaggaagcttacagtaaaggcggaaggtgaaggggcagcaggcatatcacatggcgAGAAAGAGGGGCGAGGTctcagactcttttaaacaaccacatctaCGTGGattgagtgagaactcactcatcaccaagcgGATGGTGCtgagccattcatgaaggatcctcTCTCATGATCCAAgtacttcccaccaggccccacttccaacactgggaattacatttcaacatgagacttggagggGACGAGCATCCAAACCATACCAGATGGTGAGACACGAGACCTTTGTGTGTCCAAGCTGCACTGGTCTGAAGATATAACTAGGTCCCTGGACTTTTTCTCCCTTAATTGGAGAATTCCTAGTGTTCCATGGTCAGCCTGATTGACCAGTGGCTGACCGGTCCTGAGAGGGGAGataaaaaacagacatacagCTTTCTCCATAGACAAATCTCAACACTTTATTCATCCTGTGGCAGCGAGAAGGGGACATGGCCCCAAGATAGCCAATCAGGTGAGGTGGCTGGAGCGTGTGCTATCTATCCAGATAGTACATACAGACTGATCATGCAGAAACAGGAAGGAAGCAATAAGTTAAAAGCCACATaagttatgaaaaaataatatatactttatatatcttGTATCCCCACTGAGGATTTGCTCCCTTGGAAACCAATGAAGAGCCTGAGGGaaagcaccaatcagcaccctctTTTGGGACTTCGGGGATGAGAATATCTGAGTTCCCATGGTCGGAGAGTCAGTAACCCGCCAGTGCTCCCCACAGGCCTGGAGGGCCTTGAGGCCTGGGGGCCCCGACCTCTGGCCAGCATGTCCTGGAAAATGAGATGAATGAATCTAATGCAGTTTAGAAGAGGAGGTGAGgcgaggggcagggaggggagatgagagagaaggagggaaggaagctgTGCAGTGGGAGGCTGGTGCCACTGGGATGCCTCTGCAAGCCTCAGCATTGAGAGCCAAGAGGGGGAGACAGGAGTATGCCTGCCAGCACCCCCGTTTTCTGGTGGAGTGTGGAATTTTCCTCTCTGGTAGAGCCCTTGTAAGGCTGTCATTCGGGCCCCACAGCTGGACCTCAAGGGCTTGGAAGCTCCCAGACTTGCCTGGACTGTGCCTTCTTGCTGGCCGGCCAGAGGCAGGGGGAATGGgcatggagggaggagggggacagggtgagaagaaaggaggagcTCTAACTCCATAGGTGTGGGGAGTTCCTGGGCTCCTCCATGAATGCCAAGGAGGGGAGGGCAAGGCTATTTGGCCCAATGGAGAGGAGAACAGAGGCCCTGAGAAGTGAGATTCCTGGGAAGTAGACCTGGGGCTTCATGGCAGGGGTGGGACCAGGGGTCTTCAGGGCTAGGTGCACCAAAACCAGGTGTTTAGGCTGGGAACAACCTGGGCTGGGGGCAGAGAGCTCAGATCCCAGACTGGTAGGACGCCAGTATGGCAGGGAGGTGAAAGGAAGATCTAATGCTCCTGCCTAATCTCAAGCTGCCATCTGGCTTCCACTCCCAGGGAGCTGATTATGGCAAGAATAGCTTCCGGAGAAGGTGCTAGGAGCTGGTTGGGGGCAGCCTGTCCAGTTCTGACTGTGGCCTACTGGGAGGGACCCATAGGAGGAGGGAGGGGTGCAGGTGTTCGGACTGATCTCTGGGGCCTAGGCTTAGGTCCCCAACACCCAGGGCCCCTCCTCCCTTCACTCCATAATACTGTCGGGTCTCTGGGGAGCCCAAGGAGCATGGGAAAGCCAAGAGGGTCTTCAGCAGCCAGGCTTCCCAGGAACTCCAGATACAGAACAGGGCCCACACCGTCCTCCTCGGCTCCCGCCCATAGGTGGATGAGCCGGTCCCAGTCTCAGTTCCAAGGCAGAGGCAAGGCAAGGCTTGAGATAGGAGTCAAGGTCAAGGACTGGGCAAGAGTCAGAAGGGCCTTGGCAGAGCCCAGTGCTGGAGGAGGGGCCTCGGAGGAACAAGAAGGTGGAGACAAAACTGACCCCTAATTCCAGCTGACCCATCAGGAAAACCTCTGGCCAGAAGGTTGGAAGGACGGGACTGTGAGATACTGATACGGAGCGGAGTGGCTCTGAGCAGCTGCTGATGCTCCTCTCCCACCCTGGCAGCCCACAAAACAGCAGTCAGTTTTGAACCCCCCTCTCAGTTCAGTATCAGATTTTGCCTCTCCTCCCAACCTAGAGGCTCCAAGCTGCTTTCTTGAGTCTAGCTTAAGTCCCTTCTGCTGCAGTGGAGTGCCCTGGGGGTCCTGGGGTCCCGTCGCCTCACTCTGAGACCTCCGACTCCTGTGAGAAGTACTTCTCTGACATTTCGGTGATTTGGATCACGGGGCCTTTGCTGCCCTTCTTCTTTCGGGAGGGGGCCTTGGAGAGGCCTGACCTGGAGGCAGCTACAGGGAACATAAGGGGtaggggagggaaggggctggaggTTTGGGAGCCACTTAAAATGATGCCTTTAGGATCATGATCCCCtgcaccctcacccccaccccaccatggGTTCTCAGGGCAAGAGGACTCACCGGTTTTGCACCTGGACTGCACAGCGCTGACCACAGTGGCTGAGGGCAAGTCCATcctgggggtgaggggtggggggtgggagagggatATGATGGGATGTGAAGGGAGCCTGTGGCTTAGACTGCCCTGGGGGCTGGCAAGTGGAGGGTAGTTCTTGGTGGTCACTCCCAGCCCTGGGGTTGttctgctgtgtggccctggcTAGCCAGCTTGTTCTCTGTGGACCTCTGGCCCCTCTCCATGGCATAAATGGCTAATAGCACTGAGCACTGAGTTTTGACAGGCATTTGCCTGCATAATCACATGAATCATCCCTGCCACAGGTGAACCATGTTTATGATCAGCTCACTTTCCAGATGGGAAAACAGGATGAAATGAACTGGGCCAAGGTCCCAGTTTGTAAGTGACTGAGCCAGGACTTAAACCCAGGCCTGCCAGGCTCACTGTATCATGTTGGAAAGGAGAAGTGACTTTGTGTAGGCCTGGGCCTCCagccctccttcccctccagcccTTCCTCACCAGCCCTGGCTCTCACCTGCCCTCCTCGCCCTCCACCAGCTTCCTGTAGGTGGCGATCTCAATGTCCAGGGCCAGCTTGACATTCATCAGCTCCTGGTACTTGCGCAGCTGCCGCGCCATGTCCTGCTTGGCCTGCTGCAGGGCGGCCTCCAGCTGGGCCAGCTTGGTCTTGGCGTCCTGGAAGGCCAGCTCACCCTGCTCCTCAGCTGCCTTGATGTTCTCCTCCAGTTTCAGGCACTGCAGCCAGGAGGACAGAGGGAAAGGGCCTGTGAgcaggggaaggaggagcaggcCACGGCCAGGAGTCATCTCTGTCCTTGGTGGGGttgggtgtggggagggagggctgaGCAATGGCATTTCTGGGTGTGGTAACTGGTTGCCATGCAGCAAGAGGGAGTTTAGTTCGACCCGAAGAGGCACCTTCCCAAGGCCAGCAGAGAGCACCACAAGGCACTAAAGGAGCCTGTTCTGGCTGTCCTTATGGGGCAGCACCTGCCCTGAAGGTTTGTCCTGACTGGAAGCTGGGACTTAGGCCTCTACTCCCTCCTCTCTGTGTAGTTGGTGGGGGGCTCCTAGGAGGGAGGCAGTGGGCTCTGGGTGTGCGTGGTGTGGGGGTTTCTAACGTTCCAGCAGCCTTGATCAGTTTATAGAGTATTTTTGTATGCAGAGCTCACACGATCTTCATAATTACTTTAGGAGGCTGTACTATTAACCCATTtgacagattaggaaactgaggcacagaggcccTAAGCGACTCACCCAGGGTCATTCAGCACACAGGACTGTGTCTCCctgctctcctccccacccctaggCACGTCCCCCAGATACTCACATGGCTCTTGACAGAGAGGATCTGGGACCGCAGCTTCTGGATGCGTACATTGAGGTCCGCGATCTCGCTGCGGCTGCTCTGGAGGCTGCTCCCATACTCGGCCGAGCGGGCGACCTGCTCCTCCAGCTGGAGGTACGTGGAGGTCTCAGTGAGGGGCAGCTCAGTGCCATTCCCAGCACCCGTTACCTGCCTCTGCTTTTTCTTGCACCCCCCAGTCCCATCTCCAACTCTGCAGCCCACCACGCCACGCCAGGCTCCTTCTGCTTCCCCTACCACCTCACTTTCTAGGTGGCCTCCTCCTGGCTGCCCTAGCTGAGCCCCATGCCCACATCTGGCCTGGCATTGCTGATAACAGCACCACCTCGAACTCCTGGAGGGCACAGACCAGCTTCTGTGGTCTCCCccggcccgcccgcccgcccctGTGCTTCTCCATTCCTCTCTCATAGACTCTCAGGACAGAGAGCTGCAGGCAACCTCAGCCATCACCAGTCCAGCCCTTCCTGCCACCTGGAGAGCTGTCCAGGCTGCTTCTCCTGCCCTGCATGGTCAGCCCCACCTGGCTCCGAGAGTATGCCTCGGCCTCCTCCAGGCTGCGAGCTGCGACGGCGTCATACTGGGCCTTCACCTCCTCCACGATGCCGCTCAGGTCGATGTGGCAGCGGCTGTCCATGCCAACGGTCACCGACACATCCTTCACCTGTGCTGCCAGATCCTTCAGCTCCTGGCCGGGCACAGGTGTGGGGGCTCAGGGCTGGTGGGGAGGGCACAAGGACCCTCAGTCCCACACAGTCCCTTTGTCCCCGGGGTGAGCAGGGAGTGGAGCTGCTCCCTTCCTGTCCCTCTGGAGAGATGATGAAAGACCGAATGCCTCCCTGCTATGTCTCCCCAGCCAGGACTCTCAGAAGGCAGCTCACTGCCCACTGCTCACCCACCCACGGTCCTCCTCTCTGAGTGGAGGGCAGGCTGGGACTGTAGGTTTTAAAAGCTACCCCGCAAGCTTCCCCACTGCCTGCCCTGCTGCCCTCTCCCCAGGAGGGATAGCCTCCTCCTGGCTGATGGGAAAGGGCCCGAGAAGTCAGGCTCTGGGGCTGTGAGTTGGGCCCCTCTGTTCACTGTTCCATTATTCCTGTGCTGTGGGGTGCAGCTCTGCCTCTCCCACTGGGCAAGGAGCTCCCTGTGAGCCTGGCAGAGCCGTGTTCATCTCTGAGTCCCTGTGTCTGGGAAAGGAGTGCCTCAGTTCATTTGGTAAATGTTGGGAGGGAAGCAAGTGAGTGACCAGGGTTGGGGAGGGCTGGAGGCTGACAAACCTGTACTCCCCTTTCCCGGCCCCACTGAAAGCCAACAGCCTGTGAGGGGCCTGGGCGCAGCCTCCGGTGCTGACTTCAGGGTCGCCCTGGAGACTCACTGCCCGCTCCCTCTCTAGCCAAGGGACATTGCCTGGACGACCACAATATTTTCACCATCTCCTCCCTATCCCTGGAGACTTCTGGAAATGGTAAAACCCACCATTCCCCGAGGAATTCCCTACAGGCTGGACTGTGTGCTGAGCGCTTTCCACACGTCCTCACCAGGCTGGCACTGCTGCGGCcccagaggaggaaactgaggcacaaagatgtTGTGGAGACAGCGGTGAGTGGCAGGGTGGACCCCAGAGCaactgctgctgttgctgctgtgaCGCTCCTTTAGCGTATGGAGACAAGGGGCTGACACCTTCTTCATTGTCTTTCTGGCCCCAGACCAGCTTTCTCTCCTGGCCACAGCCTTGCAGCTTTCTAGCCAGAATGCTCAGGGGTGTGTAGGGAGGCAGGTGGGACCAGGGATCTCTAGAGGCTGCAAAGGGCCCTGGGTTGCTTACCCTGGAGATGCTGAAAAGGGTAGGGCCTCCCTGTGGGAAGGAGGAGCAAGGGGAGTCAACCGAGCATTGTGCCGAGTGAATTGATGGCGGGGAGGGGGCCAGGCAGGAGGTGGGTGTTGGGCGCAGACACATCGTGCTCCTTCTGGCATTTACAGTCCACCCCGACCCCTATTTCAATCATCAAATTTCAGTCAGCGTTCCCATTTTGCTCACCgcctcataattttttaaacGTGTTTGTTTGAATCAAGATCCAAACAA from the Macaca thibetana thibetana isolate TM-01 chromosome 11, ASM2454274v1, whole genome shotgun sequence genome contains:
- the KRT80 gene encoding keratin, type II cytoskeletal 80 isoform X1, with amino-acid sequence MACRSCVVGFSSLSSCEVTPVGSPRPGTSGWDTCGDPGLGFSSRSLTGCLSAGTISKVTVNPSLLVPLDLKLDPAVQQQKNQEKEEMKALNDKFASLIGKVQALEQRNQLLETRWSFLQGQDSAIFDLGHLYEEYQGRLQEELRKVSQERGQLEANLLQVLEKVEEFRIRYEDEISKRTDMEFTFVQLKKDLDAECLRRTELETKLKSLQSFVELMKTIYEQELKDLAAQVKDVSVTVGMDSRCHIDLSGIVEEVKAQYDAVAARSLEEAEAYSRSQLEEQVARSAEYGSSLQSSRSEIADLNVRIQKLRSQILSVKSHCLKLEENIKAAEEQGELAFQDAKTKLAQLEAALQQAKQDMARQLRKYQELMNVKLALDIEIATYRKLVEGEEGRMDLPSATVVSAVQSRCKTAASRSGLSKAPSRKKKGSKGPVIQITEMSEKYFSQESEVSE